Below is a genomic region from Phacochoerus africanus isolate WHEZ1 chromosome X, ROS_Pafr_v1, whole genome shotgun sequence.
AAGTTAACATGAACTTGCTATGATACAGgtgtgcctgttgtggctcagtggtaatgagcctgactaggatccatgaggttgcaggttccatccctggcctcgctccgtgggttaaggatcccacgttgctgtggctgtgatgtaggctggcagctgcagctccgattggacccctcgcctgggaacctccatatgctgcaggtgctgccctgaaaagcaaaaaataaaagataaaaaaaaaatacaaaaacctgCTGTGAAACAAGAATATGGTCATTTATTCCACTTTTGCTAATATTTAACTCCACCCCCTGAAGTGACAAGCCCTTGTTAACACGAATCCTTTGTGTGACAATAATCTCCCAATTAACCACACTTTGGATGATAACATTAACTTCATCTCCAATGAGAGCCTGGACCTCAGCTATCATCCCTATCTTGCCCCAACTCTGCCTCCTCTGAGGGGGCCCCTTCTGCATCCAACACGCAGGCCCCAGATCTAATTTCCAAGCACAtgtcagcacccccaccccccactgagGACCCCAGAGTCCCAAAGTCCCAGGCCCTAGTAACATCCCACTTGGGCGGGGAGGGCTTTTGAACCCTTCTGCCCATCCTAAGTtccactctttctctctccctccagatGAAGGGGAGGACCAGGCCGGTGATGACGATGACGACGATGAATGGGATGACTGAGTCACCGCCACCCTCACCTGCTCTGCACCTGCGCCCCTGGCAGCCCTGCTGGCTGCCTTCCACTCTCAGCTTCCAGGCCCCCAACCCCTGTTTCTTCGTCACTCACCCCTCCGATGCTGTTATCCCTGACTGCACCCACCCTCACCACTTATCCCAGCAAGAGTCAGGGACCTTTTCTACAAAACTTTTCAATTCCCCTTtctcaagagtttttttttttttaataaaatatagttggtttaccatgtttcttcaatttctattgcacagcaaagtgacctagtcacacccAACTGTGCTGGAGGGTAGGACCCTGTTGCCCATCCAGTCCAAATGTTAACAGTGTGcccaaaataaaatgactttttttttttcctttgtctttctgtgattttttgggccgctcctgcggcatatggaggttcccaggataggggttgaatcagagctgtagccgccggcctatgccagagccacagcaacgcgggatctaagccgcgtctgcaacctacaccacagctcacagcaacgctggatcattaacccactgagcgaggccagggatcgaaccttcatcctcgtggatactagtgtgagtcttaacccactgagccacaatgggaactcctctttttgtttctttaaatcttAGTTCATTTATATTCCAAATGTTGGGAATTTGGGTTCTTTTTCCCATctatcccattttatttatttagctttgtatttatacatttattcattcatttattcctttggTTATTTAGCTTGtatctctttgtttccttctgccttttttttcccccacagccaTGTATTGTcagtgtcaacttaaaaaaaaaaagtgcaaccttggagttcccattgtggctcaggggtaatgaacccgactagtgtccctgaggatgcgtgtttgatccctggcctcgctcagtgggtgaaggatccagtgttgccgtgagctgtggtgtaggtcacagatgcggctcggatctggcattggtgtggctatggtgtagaccagcagatgtagctccaattcgacccctagccagggaacctccatatgacgtgggtgcggccctaaaccaccccccccccaaaaaaaacccagtgcaACCTAAACGTTGAGAGTTACGTTTTATTCTGAGCAAAATGAGGGCTTAAGCCCAGGAGGCAACATCTCCTGTAATGTTGAGAAAACCTGCTCTGGGGAGGCAAGGGGGGAGCTAATATATGTAAGAGTTTTGCCACAAAGAGCAGATGGTAGGAACAAAAGatcactgctggagttcccgtcgtggtgcagtggttaacaaatccgactaggaaccatgaggttgcaggttcgatctctgcccttgctcagtgggttaaggatccagcgttgccatgagctgtggtgtcggtcaaagatgcagctcggatcctgcgttgctgtggctctggcgtaggccggtggctacagctctgattcgacccctcgcctgggaacctccatatgccgtgagagcagcccaagaaatggcaaaaagacaaaaaaaaaaaaaaatcactgctaataacagaaaaccagatatcgcaagttaaggaatttagtgcttttctatggaAAGATCCTCACTGATCTCTTCCCTTTGACATTCACCTCAGCTGTCTGGGGCcaatatcctgtgttttcacagcctgagtttcCCCAGGGCTCGCTGtcaggagtggctgcagtctgatggctgctggaTGGCAGGTATtatgtttccttcctgagttccctcagggttcACCACCAGCCATGCACACACGTTGCAGGAGTTTGCTGCTGGTGTTATGAAGGCTACcactagtcatgaggagcagacatcgCCACGAAGGATTTTAGGGCTTTCTAGATTCCAGGCGATGCAAAAATTGGGCTCATCAAaacttctcctaaaaatatctatctgaagacgtgttctgccagttttttttgtttttattttttgttttttgtttttcctttttagggctgaacccacggcacatggaagttcccaggctacgggctgaatctgccccacagccacagcaacgccagatccaagccgcatctgcaacctacagcacagctcacgacaacgccagatccccgacccactgagtgaggccagggatggaacctgcatcctcatggatactagtcggatttgttttcactgaaccacaaagggaactcctgttctgccggtttttcccagagcacagagcgcctcacTCTTTGTCTCCAACCTGAGCTCCTTTGGGAGGGGGGGCATtgagggccagcagctgcagtggctcatgatgccatccttgtagaggcaggttgcaagtgccaaactccagttcacaccTGACACTACTTTAGGGGCTGGGGATAAAGCAGTgggaaaaagcagacaaaaattctTGCTCTGGTAAGGCTGGCATTCTAGGGCAGGAGCTGGAAAAGAAACTTGAaattaaatagaaacaaaagataGGTATAGATCATGATAAGTACCACGATGTGCTGAGGGGAATGACATGAAGATagtgttcaggagttcctttcgtggctcagtggttaatgaacccggctagcatccatgaggacgtgggttcgatccctggccttgctcaatgggttaaggatccggtgttgccatgagctgtgatgtaggtcgcagccgtgtctcagatcccacgttgctgtgtctgtggcgtaggccggccactatagctctgattcaacccctagcctgaacctccacatgccgtgggtttgagctcccccaaaccaaaaaaaagaaggtgcTAGTCCAGGAAGATTCATGTTCCAGGTGAGCAGGAGAAGCCCACCCCAAGGTCACTCATCTGaggttttacagatgaagaaactggctTAAGATCACACACTTTAGTAAATGGTAGAGCTGGACTGAACCCAGGTAGCTGGGCTGTAGAATCcaagccttaacccactacatcCTTTAGGGGGAAGGACAAGTGATGCTCCCCAACACCCATTAAACCTCTTTGTGTCCCCcaggtcatgggagttcccattatggctcagtggttaacaaatctgactaggaacctcgaggttgcgggttcgatccctggccttgctcagtgggttaaggatacggcattgccctaagctgtggtgtaggttgcagacgtggctcggatcccgtgtttctgtagctctggcgtaggctggcgtctacatctctgattagacccctagcctgggaacctccatatgctgtgggagaggccctagaaaaggcaaaaagacaaaagaaagaaagaaagaaagaaagaaagaggtcatGACTTAAACCACTTTTGTGGGTTTGACAGGCCTCCTTGACTCCTGGGAGTGGGAAGGTCCCGTGTGCCTGGGGAGACTGGGGGCATGTGAAGGCCAGCATCTGACTCTGTTCTAGAAAGAATAAGGGAGAGGGGGGGACTCCACAGTGAGATTCCACTGTTAACTGTTTCACGGCAAGCAGGGGCTACTGGAAGCTCAGCCTGATCAACCATTTCTCCAACCAGGTCACAGCTGGGCTGGCAGGCACAGAACAACCGTTTGGTTAACTGTATAACCATTTGGTTGACTACATAACTCATGGACCGACAGGGAGAGGGGCAATTTGAGGAAATGACAGTGCGGTTTCCTGACACCGTGAGCTACTGAAAATCTAACTGAATTACAGCCCACCTGGGACTGGCTGGAGCTGGTGACCTGATAATGCAGAAGGCAGGCAGGCTCCTGGGGGATTTACAGGCTGGCTGATTGATGACCCGTGTTGTTGCTGCTTGCCTAGGTGGTGGGATACTGTGAATGGCTGACTATTCCTAGGAATCACACCCGGCCCGAGGGAGTGTCTGGATGTCACGCTGTCTGGCGATGTGTAAAGGAAATCTACCCCGAGGGAATTTCAGGCTGACTGATGGACGATCTGTAGCCAACTGATAGGCAAGCCATATCTGGCGACTGACTGTCCACACTGGCCAGATCACACAATGCTTGACATATCATGTGGCCAGTAGGATGCTGAGAATGGCTACCTGGCTGGCTGATATGAGGGGCAGACTGAATGAGTCACAGGCCAGCTGGCCCACTGAAAGATCAGCGTAGCTGCCCGATCCCATGGCTGTCGACGGATAGAATCACGGCTGCCTTGAGAGGGCCCAGGGGTCAGAGGATGTTGACTGACCGACCAATGGGGGGCATGCATCGCCTGAGAGGTGACAGACTGCTGACCACTGACGGGTGGCCTGGAGGCTTTAGCTGCTCTGACTTCGAGGAAATAATTGCCTGATCCGTGGTGTGAATGGGGAGGAACCCGAGAGAATTACAGAGTGACCAACTGACAGTGGAGAGAGTGACTGCACCAAGACAGGGCTACATTAGATGCTGACAATGACAGCCTGTCATGGTATAATCAGAGGCAGCCCGAGGGCCCCGTCGGTGATGAAATgatccccccgccacccccctgCTTCGGGGTTTGGAGCTGCTCCCAGGGCCAGGGTAGATGAAGAGCCTGGCTGCTGGACCGACTGACGGTGTGACAAAAGGACAGGCTAAGAGAATGACAGGCTGGCGGGCGTGCAGCGTAGCTGCTGTCAGCGCCGTATGTCTGCCTTGAGGGTCTCGCAGCTGGCCCCAGGGCACGAGTGGATGCTGCTATTGACAGACTAACAGCGTGAATGGGGGCAGGGGTCTGATGAGGCGGTGGTCGTGGTGAATGACCCATTGTCTGATTTGAGTCGGGTGACTGCCTGAGCAGCTGTGTGTAGCGGTAGTCCACCTGGGGAGTCATGGCCTGCTTGGGGTTAAAAATGTGGTGACGGACTGACTGACGGCGGTAATTGGGGGTCTGACAAGACGGAGAATCCCCCCGTGCGGCTGGCTGACAACGTGATTGGCTGACAGCGTGACAGACAGACCGGCGTACGGGCAGGGCCTCCGGCAACCTCGACAGCCACAGcagtcgccgccgccgccgccgccgcccagaCGCACTCTGGGAAAGCGCCGGCGAGCACCCGCCTTCGGGACCGAGCCGGGTGGCGGGGAGGGGTCCGGTCACGGCTCGCCGGTTGGTCCGCGCTGGCGCTGCTCGCGGCGCGGCGCGGCCAATAGGCTGCGCGTTCTCGGCCACGCCCGCGCGAGCTCTCTTCTCGCGAGGCCGGTTAGGCCCGAATGTCGTTAGCCGTGGGGAAAGATGGCGGAAAATTTAAAAGGTGAAGCAGTGGCGGCAGCGACGCGGGCCCGCTGGCCGGGCCGGGTGGGCTAGAGGGGTGGCGTCGCGGGCTCGGGGCCCCGGCGTCCGAGGCCACGGGGCCGGGAGCCGGAAGCTCGGCGCCGAAAGGCTGGGGCTCGGGGCGCGCGGGCCTGGCGCGCGGGGCTGGgcggggctgaggggagggggcgcGTGCCTCGGAACGCGGCGGGCACGGGGCTAAGTGGGGACGCGGGAGGGGGGCGCGCGCCGCAGTTCGCGACAGGACGGCGCGCGCACGCGCGGGGGCTTGTCGGGGAGGCCGCGCCCGCGCGCGGGAAAATTGGCTGCCGGTGACCGTTACCCGCTTGGTGTCCACGCGAGACGccggaaggggagggaagggaaggggacgGACCTCCTTTTCAGAGTTGGGGGACAGGGGACTCTTCAGGGGGAGGGTATCTCCTCGCAGCGTGATGGGGGAAGGGCTTGCAGCAGAGAGGACTCTTCCAGGAAGAGGTGCAGGGGGCTTCCCTAATGGGAGAGCTGGATCCCCCCGTGCGCAGGGAAAGAGGGGTGACTCTCTCAGTATGTTGGGGAAGGCGGGCTCCTCTGGGTGAGGAGAGCTGCGGGGAGGATGGGTTCCACAGGTGTGAGGGGGACCTCTGAGGGTAGGCGGGTCCACCTGTGGTCAGTGCGGAGCCAGCAGCTGATGTGAGTTGGGACCGCTTGAGCGGGGTTTCAAATGCAAGTTGAGGGTTTGAAAGGGAGAAGCATCAGAGGGAAAAGGAAGCGTGGGCACAGGCCGAATCTCCATTAGGCCTGCTTAAGGGAGCCGGGGGAAATGCACACGTAACAATTTCGTAAAGCTCTTGGCCATTTGTAGTGTGACATCTATAGAGTATTTCATCATGAGtaagtatttgatttttctaaCGGGAGGTCGgaaatagtaaacatttttaaaaggtgaaaatgaATGAGGACTGACTACATTTGGAATAAGGGCTTGTGAAATGATTTGATAAAATGGCTTCTAAAGCACAGTCATTAAGAATATGCCTTGAACTGTAAGaagcctttttaaattaaaaaaaaaaaatctgcgtgTCCGGGAAAATTCTGGTAGCCCCCCAAACATTCCGGGgatattcaaaataattgttgTCACTAATCTATATTGTCCTGTCTGTTCTTGAATTAAGAGCACAGCCCTTTGGGTGAGCTGCACCCTTCACAGAAGCATGGACCAGACAAAGTCGAAAACATACCTTGTGGGTTTAAGGCACCCAGAGTAATCATTCAGGGAAGCTTCCTGTAATGTACTAACATTCCACAATCTCTCATTCATAATTCCGAAATTCAGAAAGCCCTGAAGACAAATTTGGAATCATTCAGTGGCAAAACTAGACTCCAAGGAGGGCCTGATCAGTGCTGCTACCTTATATCTTTATACCctttaatatgaaaaattcagGCTCTTGCTGTAGAAGTATTAGTGTTTGATCATGGCTTGGTGCCCCTGACCACAACAGGGGTGTGTTAGGGCAAGTGTGGGCTATATGTAGAACTACGCTGgtaaaatccaaaaaaagaaatttggattcCAAAAACACGTCTGGCCCCAGGAGTTTCAGATAAGAATTGTGGACCAGTCTTTCCAGTTTAGGCCTTTGTTCGGTGGTGCTCTGGAGGTTTTAATCCCATCCCTACCCACCCCCCTTGGGGCTATGCACCCTACTGAGATGGAGGGGGgttgttctctttcttttgcaAAGTGGGGAGAAGGATGGTTGGGTCCCAACTCCAGGCAGGTTTGCAGGCAGCTTCAGGAATGGTATGAAGGGAGCTGGGAGCTCTGGGAATAGATGCCTTTAGGACAATCCTTGCAGCAGATCCCACTCTGAAGTCTGCTGCTCCAGGGGTAGATGGGAGTAGCACGTTTTTGTTGTAGAAGGGTCTGAGCATTGGGAAGGCCTGTGGATTAAATTTCACTGACCGTGAGGCAGTCCTTTGGAAGTCTCAGGGAGGATCTGAGATCCTCTTTGACCCCTGGGCTCACCAGAATGCCTGGTAATAGTTCTTTCTGGCCCTCTTTGTTCCAGGATGCAGTGTGTGTTGCAAGTCTTCTTGGAATCAGCTCCAGGACCTGTGCCGCCTGGCCAAGCtctcctgccctgcccttggCATCTCCAAGAGGAACCTCTATGACTTTGAAGTCGAGTACCTGTGCGATTATAAAAAGATCCGCGTGAGTCTGGGGTGACCATGGCCGGGACAGGGTTGACTCGCCCCTGCCCTGCATCCGTTTCCAAAAGGAATTTTCTCctcttatcttaaaaaaaaaaaaaataggattagTTGGCCCTCTTATCATCTCTCTTTTACAGGTGGGAAACCTAAGTAGCTTTATGAGAGGGGCAGGAGCCAGAACGAATCCCCAAATAAATCTCTTCTTCCCACCTCCCTAGGAATACAAACCAGTTGCAGAGATTGAGATGCTGAGCGCACGAGTGGAGATGATGATAGCGAATGGTTACTCAGCACTTTGTGTGCTAGGCACTTCCTTTCAGAAACTGATTTAATCTCCCGAGCAACACTGTAAAGTGGGACTGTAAAGTGGGAACCGTTACTGTTGCGAGAGGAGGTAATGGCAGGATATTTAAGAGAACCGCCTGGAGCCTTGCACAGCttgggttcagatcctggctGTGAAGCCCCAAGATACTCATCCAAATCCTCTGTGCTGCTTTTCCTCATCCATCAAATGGGGATAATTAGTAGGATCGCCCTCACATTgagttgtgagggttaaatgagttaataacaCACGTAAGGGGCTTAGAACAGTTCCTGCTACCTCATGCCTGCTAGAAAAATGTcagcttctttttctcatttacagacgaggagactgaggcccagccAAGTTCAATAACTGCTTAAGTCCCCACTGCTAGGGAGCGGTAGATCCAGGATTTGTACCCAGGGTGTCTAGTTGTAGAATCCGTGTCGTGACGCTCTATCCTATAGCTACCGCTCGGCAAGAAAagatccctctggctgctgtgtgggagACAGACCGTGAGGGTGAGGGTGGAGTGGGGGGTGCCGGGAGAAGGCTGCTGCTGCCAGTGGTGGCAGTGACCGCGGTTTGAAGTGTAGGATTCTAGAGGTCGGTTTGCAGGCGGGGCTGGCAGGATTCGCTGAGAGCGGATGTGGGGGGAGTTGTGTGAAAAAGGAGTCAAGGGTGATGCCAAGAGCTGGGGCTCAGCAGCTAGAAGGAAGGACTAGGTTTGGGAGATTAACGCTTGGACGTGTGACAGATGgtaagagggagagagggactgGAACCCAGTGAGCCTCACACCAgagccccttttttttttcttttctttgtctttttagggcggcacctacggcatatggaagctcttcagggtagggatccaatcagagctgtagctgccggcctacactatggccacagcaacgccagatccaagctgcgtctgtgacttacaccaccacagctctcggcaacgctggatccttaacccactgagcaaggccagggatcgaacccacatccccatggatcctggtgggatttgttaccactgagccacgatgggaactccccagagctcgtcctttttgttttttggtgggttttttggctttttcgggccgcacccgcgggatgtggaagttcccaggccacgggtggaatcggagcaacagctgccggcctacaccacagccaccgcaacgtgggatttgagccgtgtctgcgacctacaccacagctcacagcaaggctggatccttaatccactgagtgaggccggggattgaacacgcatccctgtggatcctggtcagattcgttaccactgagccacgatgggaactccccagagcctgtccttttggttttttttttttggagggttttttttttttggcttttttgggccgcacccacgggatgtggaagttcccaggccacgggtggaatcggagcaacagctgccggcctacaccacagccaccgcaacaccagatccgagccgcgtcttcgacctacaccacagttctcggcaacgctggatccttaatccactgatcgaggccagggaattgaacccacaccgtcatggattctagtctagattcattacagctgagccacgacgggaactccccagagcccatgcttgttaaccactgcacagaGTCTTTCCAGGAAAGGGGGCGGGCGGTGTGGGTGTCATCCACAGGTGTCGGGATGGAGGTCACATGAAGGCTGGCCCAGGGGGCTGGTCACTGATGGTGTCcatgtccccccctccccccctccccacaggaACAGGAGTATTACCTGGTGAAATGGCGTGGGTACCCAGACTCAGAGAGCACCTGGGAGCCTCGGCAGAATCTCAAGTGTGTGCGCATCCTCAAGCAGTTCCACAAGGACTTGGAACGGGAGCTGCTCCGGCGGCACCACCGGTCAAAGCCGCCGCGGCACCTGGACCCAAGCCTGGCCAACTACCTGGTGCAGAAGGCCAAGCAGAGGCGGGCCCTCCGGCGCTGGGAGCAGGAGCTCAACGCCAAGCGCAGCCACCTGGGACGCATCACCGTGGAGAACGAGGTGGACCTGGACGGCCCCCCGCGGGCCTTCGTGTACATCAACGAGTACCGGGTGGGTGAGGGCATCACCCTCAACCAGGTGGCCGTGGGCTGCGAGTGCCAGGACTGTCTGTGGGCACCTGCCGGAGGCTGCTGCCCGGGGGCCTCGCTGCACAAGTTCGCCTACAACGACCAGGGCCAGGTGCGGCTGCGAGCCGGGCTGCCCATCTACGAGTGCAACTCGCGCTGCCGCTGCGGCTACGACTGCCCCAACCGCGTGGTGCAGAAGGGCATCCGCTACGACCTCTGCATCTTCCGCACGGACGACGGCCGCGGCTGGGGTGTCCGCACACTGGAGAAGATCCGCAAGAACAGCTTCGTCATGGAGTACGTGGGCGAGGTAGGGAGTCGGGGCTGGGCGCGTGTTCCCGCCGTCGCCGCCCCACCGCCAAGCGCAGTGCGCCGGGCTCGCCCGCCCCTCTGTGTGCCTGCGGCTTCCCCGCACTCCCGGTGCGGTGGGCGAGGTGTTGGGGGCGGTGAACCCCAGTGTGAGAGGCCCCACCCCAGCCGGGGTGAGTGGTCTAAGCAGGCGGGTAAAGCCCCCCTGAAATACCTCGGGGCTGGGCGGCCCTCTCTCCCCAGGGGAGCCAGCAAAGGGCAAAAGCGGGAACCGAAATCCAGGCAGCGTTCCTTTCAGCGGGCCCTGTGGGCTGCGAGGGGTTGTGTCACCTGACGGGGCACTTCCTCTTCTCATTTCCCCCGAGGGCCCAGCCGTCAGCCCAGCGGTGCCTGCCCCGGGAGGAGCACCTTTTGCTAGTCCGCCCAAGCGGGGCGCCGACGACGGCCTGCCGGAGGCGGGCTGGAGTGCCTGGGGGAGGCCGGCTTCCTCCTCTGGACACGCGGGACGCTGGGGGAGAGCCGGCCGTGGGAGGCAGGCCCCCCACCCTACCAGGCAACCCCAACGCTTAGCGGCGCTTAGCGGCGCGGCGCGTTGGAAATCCGTTCGCGCCTCTCCCAGCCCAGCGTGGGCCTGTAGGTGGTGTCCTTCCTCCTGACGGCGCAGACACCCGGGTTCCTTCCCGCTTGTGCCTTTGCTGTGCTTCAGGGCCTTGGAGCcgcctctgagcctcagcactGCGAGGCAGGTGGGCTGAGGCGGGGCAGACCCGGGGAGGCCTGGACGCGGTGCGCTTGTCACGTCGGCGCGCACCTGCTGGTGGGAACCGACTCACGGGCCGTAGCTCGGGGCAGAGGCCCGCGAAGTGTGACTTAGCCTTATGCTCAAGTGGAAAATCCAGAGGTGTGTGGGTGAATAACTAGCAAGTGCCCGCCACAGCAGGTGTCACGTTCTACGCTGAGACACGGTGGGCACTTGAAGTGGGGCAGTTCTTTGTGCCGTGGGACCATCTCATGCATCGGGGAACACAAAACACCCCTGGACCGTGACCATTTAAATCCCTGAGTGTGCCCTGTTGCGATGACACCCCCCAAGCACCCCCCCATTTCCATAGGTCTCTTGGGGGTGTGATTTGGCGGGGGAGTGACAGAATTGGCCTAAGGGACACACACCTGAAGCTGTCTCCACAGTAGTGATGACACTGATGGAGAGGAGCGGCTCCTGCTCTGGGGAACTATACCGTAGAGAGGGTCAGAGCCCAGGGGCCGGGGCGGGCAGAGACCGGCTAGGGGCGGAGCGTCCGCACTGCAGAGGACCCTGATGGTCTGGACAAGGTCATGTCCATGCCCCAGAGAATCCGGTGGTCGGATGGAGGAGATAGCAGAGGACCTGACAGTCtagaggagggaggaggtggccaCAGCCCAGAGGGTTCCCGGCAGTCTAGAGAAGGGAAGGCCTGACAGTCTGTAGGAGGAAGAGGTGTCCGTGTCCCAGAGCCACCCAAGGAAGAGAGCGAGCGCTCCAGAGGACCCTGGCAGTCTGACTTAGGAAGTGTCCACACCCACACTGCCCTGACAGTCGGGAAACTCAAGTGTCCTCACCCCCGAGGGATAGTGACAGTCTGAAGGAGCTCGGGTCTACACCCGAGAGGCTCTGACAGCCTGGAGGAAGTGTCCACACCCTCAGCGCCCTGACACTCTGGAGGAGATGCCGAGCCCTCAGAGGGAGAGTGACAGTGTGGAGATGTCACACCCCGGAGGGATGTCCCCAgtgtgggggaggaggtggccacacccacaggggCCCACAGTAGCAGAAGAGGTCCAGAGCAGTGGGTCCCTAGCTTCACTCTACTGCCGGTCTCAGGGGGGCACTGAGCACAGGAGAGGCCTGGCAGGCGAGGGGGAGGAAGCGTCTACAGCCCATTGGCACCCCAAGGTCCCCACCACTCTTCCTTAGTGCCCTTGCTCCTCCACGCTATAAACACAGGGCTTGCTGgggaccccctccctccctgtccttaCTCTTCCCACTCTGCACACATTCTCTTCAAGCTGTTTCTTGATCTCCCTCCTGCCACTTTCAGTGACTTCCAGCTCCCACCCCCCGGCATCTGCAGACCTATGGGGCCTCCTAATAGCACCACAGGCCCCCAAACTGCCGGAGCCAAATGCATCTTCCTGGGTCCCCCTCCAATGAGGCAGCGtggcagaggggtgggggaggtggtggaCCCTGGAGTCTGGGTGCCTGAGGCTGAATCCCATCTCCACCCCTCCTCAGCAGCCAGCCTcattgtgtctcagtttcctaatctgtaagaTGGGAAGATAAGAGCACCCACGCACCCACCTCATACACTTGTTATAAGAACTAAATGAGTTCCGAGGTGTGAAGCATTTGGGGGAAGCCCTTGAATGGAGTTCAGTACACACCAAGTCCCACATAAGTGTTAGGGCCCAAAATTCAGAAAAATCCAAAAAGGTCAGAAAGCCAAATGTTTCCTGTGCCGCCTTTGGCTACAAACCCCAACTGGACCTGGTAGAGGCCCACGTGTCGTCTGTTTACCCCACCTGACGT
It encodes:
- the SUV39H1 gene encoding histone-lysine N-methyltransferase SUV39H1 isoform X3, whose translation is MAENLKGCSVCCKSSWNQLQDLCRLAKLSCPALGISKRNLYDFEVEYLCDYKKIREQEYYLVKWRGYPDSESTWEPRQNLKCVRILKQFHKDLERELLRRHHRSKPPRHLDPSLANYLVQKAKQRRALRRWEQELNAKRSHLGRITVENEVDLDGPPRAFVYINEYRVGEGITLNQVAVGCECQDCLWAPAGGCCPGASLHKFAYNDQGQVRLRAGLPIYECNSRCRCGYDCPNRVVQKGIRYDLCIFRTDDGRGWGVRTLEKIRKNSFVMEYVGEIITSEEAERRGQIYDRQGATYLFDLDYVEDVYTVDAAYYGNISHFVNHSCDPNLQVYNVFIDNLDERLPRIAFFATRTIRAGEELTFDYNMQVDPVDMESTRMDSNFGLAGLPGSPKKRVRIECKCGTESCRKYLF
- the SUV39H1 gene encoding histone-lysine N-methyltransferase SUV39H1 isoform X1, translated to MAENLKGCSVCCKSSWNQLQDLCRLAKLSCPALGISKRNLYDFEVEYLCDYKKIREQEYYLVKWRGYPDSESTWEPRQNLKCVRILKQFHKDLERELLRRHHRSKPPRHLDPSLANYLVQKAKQRRALRRWEQELNAKRSHLGRITVENEVDLDGPPRAFVYINEYRVGEGITLNQVAVGCECQDCLWAPAGGCCPGASLHKFAYNDQGQVRLRAGLPIYECNSRCRCGYDCPNRVVQKGIRYDLCIFRTDDGRGWGVRTLEKIRKNSFVMESLPQRRQNGGARSTTARAPPTSSTWTTWRMCTPWMPPITATSPTLSTTVWVPRRRAGGREGQVGPLLTLPFFSFAQCDPNLQVYNVFIDNLDERLPRIAFFATRTIRAGEELTFDYNMQVDPVDMESTRMDSNFGLAGLPGSPKKRVRIECKCGTESCRKYLF
- the SUV39H1 gene encoding histone-lysine N-methyltransferase SUV39H1 isoform X2, yielding MRCSVCCKSSWNQLQDLCRLAKLSCPALGISKRNLYDFEVEYLCDYKKIREQEYYLVKWRGYPDSESTWEPRQNLKCVRILKQFHKDLERELLRRHHRSKPPRHLDPSLANYLVQKAKQRRALRRWEQELNAKRSHLGRITVENEVDLDGPPRAFVYINEYRVGEGITLNQVAVGCECQDCLWAPAGGCCPGASLHKFAYNDQGQVRLRAGLPIYECNSRCRCGYDCPNRVVQKGIRYDLCIFRTDDGRGWGVRTLEKIRKNSFVMESLPQRRQNGGARSTTARAPPTSSTWTTWRMCTPWMPPITATSPTLSTTVWVPRRRAGGREGQVGPLLTLPFFSFAQCDPNLQVYNVFIDNLDERLPRIAFFATRTIRAGEELTFDYNMQVDPVDMESTRMDSNFGLAGLPGSPKKRVRIECKCGTESCRKYLF